Proteins co-encoded in one Apteryx mantelli isolate bAptMan1 chromosome 4, bAptMan1.hap1, whole genome shotgun sequence genomic window:
- the LOC136991792 gene encoding olfactory receptor 4S2-like — MENVSCVKEFILLGLSNNQGVQKICFVVFLFFYIVTVAGNLLIVVTVVSSQRLNSPMYFFLCHLSIADICLSSVTAPKMIADFLIEKKTISFVGCMAQLFGLHFFGGAEIFILTVMAYDRYFAICRPLHYTTLMTRRVCGWMVMGSWVGGFVHSLVQTLITVSLPFCGPNKIDHYFCDVRPLLQLACTDTYVVGVIVVANSGMICLVSFFILVTSYIVILFSLKRRTSEARYKALSTCGSHITVVILFFGPCIFTYIRPSSNLSEDKRLAVFYTVITPMLNPLIYTLRNEEMKRAMRKLWNRKVWREKGEV, encoded by the coding sequence atggagaatgtaagctgtgtgaaggaattcattcttctgggcctttcaaataaccaaggggtgcagaaaatatgttttgtggtgtttttgttcttctatattgttactgtggcaggaaatctgctcattgttgtcactgtagttagcagtcaacgtctgaactcccccatgtatttctttctctgccacctgtccattgcagatatttgcctctcttctgtcacagctcccaaaatgattgctgacttccttattgagaagaaaaccatttcctttgtgggttgcatggcacagctatttgggttacatttctttggCGGCGCTgaaatcttcatcctcacagtgatggcctatgatcgctactttgccatatgcagacccctgcactacaccaccctcatgaccaggcgtgtgtgtggctggatggtgatgggttcatgggtggggggctttgtgcactccctggtgcagaccctcataaccgttagcctccctttttgcggtcccaacaaaattgaccactacttctgtgatgtccgtcccctactacaactggcctgtaccgacacctatgttgtgggcgtcattgtcgttgccaatagtggaatgatttgtttggtctctttcttcatcctggtcacatcctacattgtcattttgttttccttgaaaaggcgaacgtctgaagcgcggtacaaagccctctccacctgtgggtcccacattactgtggtgattctcttctttgggccatgcatattcacctacatacgcccatccagcaatctctcggaggacaagaggttagctgtgttttacactgtcatcacacccatgctgaacccactcatctacacgctgagaaatgaggagatgaaaagggccATGAGAAAattgtggaatagaaaagtttggcgtgaaaagggtgaggtgtag